CTGATAGTTTTGAAACGGTGGCAACTAGCGCAGATTGTCCGTTTGCAGCAGTTCAAAATACAGACCGCAACCTTTACGGTGTGCAATTCCATCCAGAAGTTCGTCATTCTGAATATGGTAACGACTTATTACGTCACTTTACGTTTGATATTTGTCATTGCGAAAGCGACTGGACAATGGGCAACTTCATCGAAATGGAAATCAACAAAATCCGCGAACAAGTCGGCGATAAAAAAGTCCTTCTTGGCCTTTCAGGCGGCGTGGATTCAAGCGTTGTTGGTGTGCTTTTACAAAAAGCCATCGGCGATCAATTGACTTGTATCTTTGTAGATCATGGTTTATTGCGCAAAGGTGAAGCAGAGCAAGTAATGGATAGTTTAGGCGGAAAATTCGGCTTAAACATTATTAAAGTAGATGCAAAAGAACGTTTCTTAGATAAATTAGCTGGCGTTTCTGATCCAGAGAAAAAACGTAAAATCATTGGGAACGAATTCGTTTATCTTTTCGATGATGAAGCGACAAAACTTGATGGCATCGACTTCCTAGCACAAGGTACCCTTTATACAGATATCGTAGAAAGCGGAACTGAAACAGCGCAAACGATCAAATCTCACCATAACGTGGGCGGATTGCCGGAAGATATGCAATTTGAATTGATCGAACCGTTGAATACGTTATTTAAAGATGAAGTTCGTGCTTTAGGGATCGAATTAGGAATGCCTGAAGCGCTAGTTTGGCGCCAACCATTCCCTGGTCCTGGTTTAGGAATTCGTGTGCTTGGTGAAATTACTGAAGAAAAATTAGAAATCGTGCGTGATTCTGATGCGATTTTACGTGAAGAGATCGCCAATGCTGGTTTAGATCGTGATATTTGGCAGTACTTTACTGTGTTACCTGGCATCCGCAGTGTGGGTGTGATGGGTGATGGCCGTACGTATGATTATACTGTGGGTATTCGTGCAGTGACTTCAATTGATGGAATGACAGCTGATTTTGCGAGAATTCCTTGGGATGTGTTGCAGAAGATTTCTGTGAGGATCGTGAATGAAGTGGCTCATGTGAATCGGATTGTTTATGATATTACGAGTAAGCCACCTGCTACTGTGGAGTGGGAATAAAAAAACAATATAACTTGGTGTAAAAACGTTGATTTAACGGTGTTTAGGCACATATGAAATGGATAAAAACAATACAATTTGAATAGGTTCTCCGCCAAAATCCCGCCAAAACGAAATCTGGGGTTGCCTATATCAAGTTATAGAAAGAGCCTTGTAGAAAGAAAACAAGGTTCTTTTTTTGAACCTAATTTCTTTAGTAAAGTAAATTTTGACGCCAAAACTAAAAGTGGCGTATTTTTAAATATTGAAATCAAATTGAAAGGAAAGCTTATGAAAAATAAAATAGGTAATAAACTATTAGGGGTACTGATGGTCGCCATGACTATTATCAGTACCCTTTTTGCTTCTTTAAGTACAGTTCACGCCAGTGATCTTGTCTTGAATGAAGTCACTGGCTATAGCTATACAGGTGTCAGCCCACATCTGGGTTATGCCATTACGCATGACCCACTTTATATCATGAAGGTTGATGGCAAAGTCGTCTTCTGTGTGGAATCAGGAATCTTCACGACCTCTGGAGGTGGCTATATTCCAGAAACCTACATTGATAGGAAGAAAGACCTGCTATCTAAAATCGCCTACTACGGCTATACGAATACTGCTCAAAGTGGTTATGACTATGCTGTAACGCAAGTCATGATTTGGGGTGAACTCGGAGATAAATATATTTCTTCCAGTATTCCCAACTATGAGAAGCGAAAAGCTGAAATCATGGCACAAGTCAATCGTCATGACACCCTCCCATCTTGGCACAATCAAGAAGTCTCAGTTCAAGTTGGTAAACCATTGACCTTGAGCGATACCAACGGTGTATTCAGTGATATGAGTTTAACTTCAAACCCAACAAATACGTCACTTTCTACGAAAGGCAATGAGCTGACAATTACTGCCAATCAAGATTCTACCAATGGCACACTCTCTTATCAGAAAGTAGCGAATGCCAAAATTGGAACTTCGATTGTTTATAAGAAGCCGAACCATCAAACATTGGTAGAGTTTCATTTAGACAATACCAAACAAGCGAATCTTAAAGTCAACGTCATCAAATTAGGAAATGCACGTATCCAAAAACTTGATGAAGATACTGGTAAACCCTTAGCTGATGCAACTTTATTATTGGAATATAGCGGTACATCAAAAGAAGTTGTGACCAATGAACACGGGTATGTAGAACTTAATGGCTTACCTCAAGGTACACAAGTCACCATTCGTGAGGTAACTGCTCCAGATGGTTTTGTCAATAAAGGGGAAGTTCAAACTATCACCATTGAACCAAATAAGACACTGGAAGTTCGTTTCAACAACAAAGCGCAACAAGGACAATTGAATCTAACCAAGACAGGAAAGAAAGTGGTCTCCATTGAATCAACCGATTCAGAGTATGGGGACTTACATTCTTTCCTTTTTGATTACCAACCAATCGCTGGCGTAACCTATGATATCAAAGCTGTAGAAGATATTGTTATAGGTGGCACAATACACCACAAGGCTGGTGAAATTGTCACAACGGTAACTACTGGTGATGATGGCAACTTAATCAATATGCCTTATCTCTATTTAGGAAAATATGAAGCTATTGAGGTTTGTGCTCCTGCTGGTTATATTGTCGATTCTACACCTATCCCCTTTGAATTTATTTATGCAGGGCAAGAAGTTTCACTTGTGCAAGAATCTGTGACTGCTAAGAATGAATTCCAGAAATTAAGGCTCTCTTTATTCAAAGAGGAAGAAACAATTGCTAAATGGCAAGACAATTTACCAGTGATTGAAACTATTCCTGCTAGTGATAAAGTTTTTGGTTTGTACACCAACGAGGATTTGGTTATCACTCCAGAAGTAACGTTACCAAAAAATTCTTTGTTGGAAATTGTGACAACTATTGATGGTGAAGCTTTTTTAGAAGACCTGCAATTTCCAGAAAGTCATTACTATTTCAAGGAACTAGACGCTGGCAACCAACACACCTTACTGGATAAACACTATGAATTTAGCTTTATCGCTACAGACAATGAAGAAATAAAGGAAATCAAAATTTATGAAGATGAAGAAATCCCACTTCTTAACAAGCTTCATTTCAATCACTTTTCATTGAAAAAGTTAAACGAGGAAGCCATTCTAACTGAAAAAGAAGGCTATCACTTTGAATTAGTGGAATCTCAAGGAGCTATCTTCTCTTTAGAAGATGAAGACGGTACGGTCATTCAATCCGTAACAGTTGGTGACGAATCACTAGCCACCTTCAACCATATTCCAGTTGGCACATTCTATTTGAAAGAAGTCAGAACATCTTCCAGTGACTATCTGCTTTCTGATTTGATTTATCGTGTGGAATCCACCAAAGACGGTATTCAAGTTTACAATGAAGCAGATAAATTAATTGCAGAACAAAGCTTTCTTGATGAACCAGTTTATTTGTTTGAAGCAGAAAACTATTTGATAAAAGGTACTGGTCAACTCAGCAAGACGGATATCTCTACTGGTGAACCTTTACCAAACACTGGCATTCGTCTACTAGATAAGGATAAGAAAGTTATTTTTGAAGGACGAACCAATCAAGAGGGTTTGCTTACTTATGAGGAGCTACCAAAAGGAATCTATTACTTCCAAGAGTTCGATGCACCAACAGGCTATCAAATTGATGACACACCGATTCAATTTGAAATCAAAGAAAACGGAAAGGTTGTGAAATGTGAAATGAAAAATAAACAGATTCTCAAAGCGTCATTGCCACAAACTGGTGAAAATCCTTCTATTAAACTATATGTGGCTGGTATTTTAGTTTCAATGGGAGCTATCGCTGTTCTCTGTTACAAACGTAGAAAAGAAAAACTGAATTGTGACGACTAACGCAAGGATCATAAAATAAAATGATAGGTTCTTGCGTTTTTGTTTGCCATTAGAAAGGAGTATGTATGAACAACATTCGTTCTCCCACTCTCACCACCACGACTTAAACTGATAATTGAATAGATTTGTACAACAAAGAAAAGAGGAAAATATATGGAACTAAAACACACTATTCCCAATATGGAAAAGACATTTGGACAATTAGAATTTGCAGGTGAAGGAAAAATCGAACAGCGCCGTATCAACGGCAAGATGACTATTCTTTCTCGTAGCTATAACCTTTACTCTAACATTCAACGAGCAGATGATATTGTCATCATTTTACCAGCAGACGCTGGAGAGAAGCATTTTGAAATGGAAGACAAAGTCAAACTTGTCAATCCACGTATTACCGCAGAAGGTTATAAAATCGGCAATCGAGGATTCACAAATTACATCATGCACGCAGATGACATGGTCAAGGCATAGAAAGGACAAGGTAAAAATATGAGATTAGCAGAAGGTATCGTTATTGAGAACGAGAAAACGTTTGGAGTATTAAAGTTTTCGGCGTTACGACGTGAAATCAAAGTCGTCAATGAAGAAGGTGTGGTGACAGAGGAAGTCAGAGAACGCACTTATGACCTGAAATCCAAAGGTCAAGGTCGCATGATTCAAGTCAGCATTCCTGTAAAA
The DNA window shown above is from Enterococcus sp. 12C11_DIV0727 and carries:
- the guaA gene encoding glutamine-hydrolyzing GMP synthase, with the protein product MTNVADLTTVEKIIVLDFGSQYNQLITRRIREFGVFSELLSHRITADEIREMAPKGIIFSGGPNSVYDENAFQIDPEIYELGIPILGICYGMQLMMHNLGGKVEPAGNREYGKSELSLLIPDSPIFKGTPEKQIAWMSHGDLVAAIPDSFETVATSADCPFAAVQNTDRNLYGVQFHPEVRHSEYGNDLLRHFTFDICHCESDWTMGNFIEMEINKIREQVGDKKVLLGLSGGVDSSVVGVLLQKAIGDQLTCIFVDHGLLRKGEAEQVMDSLGGKFGLNIIKVDAKERFLDKLAGVSDPEKKRKIIGNEFVYLFDDEATKLDGIDFLAQGTLYTDIVESGTETAQTIKSHHNVGGLPEDMQFELIEPLNTLFKDEVRALGIELGMPEALVWRQPFPGPGLGIRVLGEITEEKLEIVRDSDAILREEIANAGLDRDIWQYFTVLPGIRSVGVMGDGRTYDYTVGIRAVTSIDGMTADFARIPWDVLQKISVRIVNEVAHVNRIVYDITSKPPATVEWE
- a CDS encoding SpaA isopeptide-forming pilin-related protein, which codes for MKNKIGNKLLGVLMVAMTIISTLFASLSTVHASDLVLNEVTGYSYTGVSPHLGYAITHDPLYIMKVDGKVVFCVESGIFTTSGGGYIPETYIDRKKDLLSKIAYYGYTNTAQSGYDYAVTQVMIWGELGDKYISSSIPNYEKRKAEIMAQVNRHDTLPSWHNQEVSVQVGKPLTLSDTNGVFSDMSLTSNPTNTSLSTKGNELTITANQDSTNGTLSYQKVANAKIGTSIVYKKPNHQTLVEFHLDNTKQANLKVNVIKLGNARIQKLDEDTGKPLADATLLLEYSGTSKEVVTNEHGYVELNGLPQGTQVTIREVTAPDGFVNKGEVQTITIEPNKTLEVRFNNKAQQGQLNLTKTGKKVVSIESTDSEYGDLHSFLFDYQPIAGVTYDIKAVEDIVIGGTIHHKAGEIVTTVTTGDDGNLINMPYLYLGKYEAIEVCAPAGYIVDSTPIPFEFIYAGQEVSLVQESVTAKNEFQKLRLSLFKEEETIAKWQDNLPVIETIPASDKVFGLYTNEDLVITPEVTLPKNSLLEIVTTIDGEAFLEDLQFPESHYYFKELDAGNQHTLLDKHYEFSFIATDNEEIKEIKIYEDEEIPLLNKLHFNHFSLKKLNEEAILTEKEGYHFELVESQGAIFSLEDEDGTVIQSVTVGDESLATFNHIPVGTFYLKEVRTSSSDYLLSDLIYRVESTKDGIQVYNEADKLIAEQSFLDEPVYLFEAENYLIKGTGQLSKTDISTGEPLPNTGIRLLDKDKKVIFEGRTNQEGLLTYEELPKGIYYFQEFDAPTGYQIDDTPIQFEIKENGKVVKCEMKNKQILKASLPQTGENPSIKLYVAGILVSMGAIAVLCYKRRKEKLNCDD
- a CDS encoding YdcP family protein, which codes for MELKHTIPNMEKTFGQLEFAGEGKIEQRRINGKMTILSRSYNLYSNIQRADDIVIILPADAGEKHFEMEDKVKLVNPRITAEGYKIGNRGFTNYIMHADDMVKA
- a CDS encoding YdcP family protein; the protein is MRLAEGIVIENEKTFGVLKFSALRREIKVVNEEGVVTEEVRERTYDLKSKGQGRMIQVSIPVKAGNKKFDYNAEVELVNPVADTVATATFQGADVDWYIKADDIVLKKLENSRKSEIKQNQNKND